CGAAGAGCTGCACGAGCACGTGCCGGCGATCGACCTCGAGAACCCGCCCGTTCCGGATCTCCCCGTCGGGAAGCTCGACCTCGACGACCTCCTCGTACGTGGCGTGATCGACATCGCCGAGCAGCACCAGCGGTCCGGTGATCTCCTCGATCGTCGAATATTCAGTCACCATCAGGCTACCTCTCTTCCCCTGTCGTCATCTGTCTCTCGTCTGCCCGTCATTCCGTCTCGACCGAGCGCGCCTCGGCGGACCGCTCGGCGATCTCGGTCTCGATGTCCGCGAGGATCGCGTCGAACTCGTCGAGGCTGTCCTCCTTGACGAGGCGCATCCTGGCGATCTTCTCCCGCACGGGGAGGTCGAGGAGCTTGCGCACCGGCACGCCGCGTTCCAGCGCCCGCGCGCTCGCGCGATAAACCTCCATGATCGCGCCCAGCATCCGGTACTGCTTGAGGAGGCGCGTGTAGGCGTCGTCCGGATCGAACGCCGACTGGTGGAGGAAATCCTCACGGATCATCTTCGCCGTCTCGAGGACGATGCGGTCCTGTCCCGAGAGGGCGTCGACGCCGACGAGCCGCACGAGCTCGTTGAGGTCCGATTCCTTCTGCAGCAGCGTCATCGCCTCCGTCCGCATCCCCCGCCAGTCTTCGGAGACCTCGTTGCGGAAGA
The genomic region above belongs to Candidatus Krumholzibacteriota bacterium and contains:
- a CDS encoding V-type ATP synthase subunit A, coding for FRNEVSEDWRGMRTEAMTLLQKESDLNELVRLVGVDALSGQDRIVLETAKMIREDFLHQSAFDPDDAYTRLLKQYRMLGAIMEVYRASARALERGVPVRKLLDLPVREKIARMRLVKEDSLDEFDAILADIETEIAERSAEARSVETE